One window of Lawsonibacter asaccharolyticus genomic DNA carries:
- a CDS encoding ribose-5-phosphate isomerase B gives MIAIASDHGGYALKEHIKAYLAAKGITCQDFGCETPDRCDYPVFGKAAAQAVASGQCEKGIVICTTGIGISISANKVKGIRCALCGDTLSAEMCRRHNNANMLAMGAGIVGPNLAERMVDVFLSTEFDGGRHTKRVELMMEIEG, from the coding sequence ATGATCGCAATCGCTTCCGACCACGGAGGGTACGCCCTGAAGGAGCACATCAAGGCCTATCTCGCCGCTAAGGGGATCACCTGCCAGGACTTCGGCTGTGAGACGCCGGACCGGTGCGATTACCCTGTTTTCGGCAAGGCTGCCGCCCAGGCCGTGGCCTCCGGCCAGTGTGAGAAGGGGATCGTCATCTGCACCACTGGCATCGGCATCTCCATCTCTGCCAACAAGGTAAAGGGCATCCGCTGCGCCCTGTGCGGGGATACCCTGTCCGCCGAGATGTGCCGCCGCCACAACAATGCCAACATGCTGGCTATGGGGGCGGGTATCGTGGGCCCCAACCTGGCGGAGCGGATGGTGGACGTGTTTCTGTCCACCGAATTCGACGGCGGCCGCCACACCAAGCGGGTAGAGCTGATGATGGAGATCGAGGGCTGA
- a CDS encoding acetolactate synthase — translation MTGAQALIESLKREQVAHIFGYAGATICPAVDALKSHPEIGYTLVRTEQNAGHMASGYARISGKVGVCMVTSGPGATNLITGIATAYMDSIPMVAITGQVPSNLLGRDIFQEVDITGAVAPFSKHSYLVKDANDIPRIVKEAFHIASTGRPGPVLIDIPIDVQEQSLKKFYYPEEVSIRGYKPSVKGNDLQIKRVVEAISRSKQPLICAGGGVWLADAKEELLELAERCSIPVVKTMMGLGLLPTDHPLNMGMIGAHGNHCANKALAKADLLIMVGTRAADRAMVDPGEIQRRMATIHIDVDPAEIGKNMQAAIPLVGNVKVILRQILDRDVAATDSAAWLEKLRDYRKAELNRVFPRRAGSVFPGTVLRRLGARLDDDAVICVDVGQNQIFACKYIPQKHGRLLTSGGLGTMGYALPAAVGAKVAGPDRQTLVVCGDGSFQMAMNELAAIRAADMDIKIVLFRNHTLGLVHQIQSSAPYHGPFGVALDGSPDFETIAAAYRVPCIQVGDEDHLDEALDRFLGTQGSCLLICEVHPDVGTND, via the coding sequence ATGACAGGAGCACAGGCCCTGATCGAGAGTTTGAAGCGGGAACAGGTAGCGCATATCTTCGGCTATGCCGGCGCCACCATCTGCCCGGCGGTGGACGCCTTGAAGTCCCACCCGGAGATCGGCTACACCCTGGTCCGCACGGAGCAGAACGCGGGCCATATGGCCTCCGGCTATGCCCGGATCAGCGGGAAGGTGGGGGTGTGCATGGTGACCTCCGGCCCGGGCGCCACCAACCTGATCACCGGCATCGCCACCGCCTATATGGATTCCATCCCCATGGTAGCCATCACCGGCCAGGTACCCAGCAATCTGCTGGGGCGGGATATCTTCCAGGAGGTGGATATCACTGGCGCGGTGGCCCCCTTCTCCAAGCACAGCTACCTGGTCAAGGACGCCAACGACATCCCCCGCATCGTCAAGGAGGCCTTTCACATCGCCTCCACTGGCCGGCCCGGCCCGGTGCTCATCGACATCCCCATCGATGTACAGGAGCAGTCCCTGAAAAAGTTCTACTACCCCGAGGAGGTCAGCATCCGGGGCTATAAGCCCAGCGTAAAGGGCAATGACCTGCAGATCAAGCGGGTGGTGGAGGCCATCTCCCGCTCCAAACAGCCTCTGATCTGCGCCGGCGGCGGCGTGTGGCTGGCCGACGCCAAAGAGGAGCTGCTGGAGCTGGCGGAGCGGTGTTCCATCCCTGTGGTCAAGACCATGATGGGGCTGGGGCTCCTGCCCACCGACCACCCGCTGAACATGGGGATGATCGGGGCCCACGGCAACCACTGCGCCAACAAGGCCCTGGCCAAGGCGGACCTGCTCATCATGGTGGGCACCCGGGCCGCCGACCGGGCCATGGTGGACCCGGGGGAGATCCAGCGCCGCATGGCCACCATCCACATCGACGTGGACCCGGCGGAGATCGGAAAAAATATGCAGGCCGCCATCCCTCTGGTGGGCAATGTGAAGGTCATCCTCCGGCAGATCCTGGACCGGGACGTGGCGGCCACCGACTCGGCGGCCTGGCTGGAAAAGCTGCGTGACTACCGGAAGGCGGAGCTGAACCGCGTCTTCCCCCGCCGGGCGGGCTCGGTCTTCCCGGGCACAGTCCTCCGCCGGCTGGGAGCCCGGCTGGACGACGATGCCGTCATCTGCGTGGATGTGGGCCAGAACCAGATCTTCGCCTGCAAATATATCCCCCAGAAGCACGGACGCCTGCTCACCAGCGGCGGCCTGGGCACCATGGGGTATGCCCTCCCTGCCGCTGTGGGGGCCAAGGTGGCCGGTCCCGACCGCCAGACTCTGGTGGTCTGCGGCGACGGCTCCTTCCAGATGGCCATGAACGAGCTGGCCGCCATCCGGGCGGCGGACATGGACATCAAGATCGTCCTGTTCCGCAACCACACCCTGGGTCTGGTCCACCAGATCCAGAGCAGCGCCCCCTACCACGGGCCCTTCGGTGTGGCGCTGGACGGCTCCCCGGACTTTGAGACCATTGCCGCCGCGTACCGGGTCCCCTGCATCCAGGTGGGGGACGAGGATCACCTGGACGAGGCGCTGGACCGTTTTCTGGGCACACAGGGCAGCTGTCTGCTGATTTGTGAGGTCCACCCCGACGTTGGGACCAATGACTGA
- a CDS encoding glycogen synthase yields the protein MRILFASSEVAPFIKTGGLADVAGSLPKALAQEGHDVKVILPLYEGVGEQWRSQMKFEQYYNVTLSWRHVYCGVFSLEQDGVTYWFVDNEYYFKRWQLYGHFDDCERFAYFSRAVIETPGHFGWAPDIIHCNDWQTALVPVYMLEERYHVPELANTKTVFTIHNIEYQGRYGDQVLEDVIGLDRSYLNEGMLGYYKDVNLMKGAIMASNFVTTVSPTYAQELRLPFYAHGLAGVINEQSGKLQGILNGIDTQLYDPAATSGLAANFSARSLVKGKAECKLALQRAVGLEENADVPIIACISRLVGHKGFSLVTDALHEIMAMNVQMVVLGTGDWQYEAAFREAQVQYPGRFAAQITYSAPLSTAIYAGADLFLMPSVSEPCGLSQMIAMRYGTVPVVRETGGLKDTVTPYNKFEGTGRGFTFSDINAHDMVWVLREAVDLYFNNKKAWRGIQKEDMTADFSWNSSARQYLEIYQRILGW from the coding sequence ATGAGAATTCTGTTTGCCTCGTCTGAGGTGGCGCCCTTTATCAAGACCGGCGGGCTGGCCGATGTGGCCGGCTCTCTGCCCAAGGCGCTGGCCCAGGAGGGCCACGACGTCAAGGTCATCCTACCGCTGTATGAGGGGGTCGGAGAACAGTGGCGCAGCCAGATGAAGTTCGAGCAGTATTACAACGTCACTCTGTCGTGGCGGCACGTGTACTGCGGTGTCTTCTCCCTGGAGCAGGACGGCGTCACCTACTGGTTCGTGGACAATGAGTATTACTTCAAACGCTGGCAGCTGTACGGCCACTTTGATGACTGTGAGCGCTTTGCCTACTTCTCCCGGGCCGTCATCGAGACGCCGGGCCACTTCGGCTGGGCCCCGGACATCATCCACTGCAACGACTGGCAGACCGCCCTGGTCCCGGTCTACATGCTGGAGGAGCGGTACCACGTCCCCGAGCTGGCCAACACCAAGACGGTGTTCACCATCCACAACATCGAATATCAGGGCCGCTACGGCGACCAGGTACTGGAGGACGTCATTGGCCTGGACCGCAGCTATCTCAACGAGGGGATGCTGGGCTACTACAAGGACGTCAACCTAATGAAGGGCGCCATCATGGCCTCCAACTTCGTCACCACCGTCTCGCCCACCTACGCCCAGGAGCTGCGTCTGCCCTTCTATGCCCACGGCTTGGCCGGGGTCATCAACGAGCAGAGCGGAAAGCTCCAGGGCATCCTCAACGGCATCGATACCCAGCTCTATGACCCCGCCGCCACCTCCGGGCTGGCCGCCAACTTCAGCGCCCGCTCCCTGGTGAAGGGGAAGGCCGAGTGCAAGCTGGCCCTCCAGCGGGCCGTGGGCCTGGAGGAGAACGCCGACGTGCCCATCATCGCCTGCATCTCCCGCCTGGTGGGCCACAAGGGATTCTCCCTGGTCACTGATGCCCTCCACGAGATCATGGCCATGAATGTGCAGATGGTGGTCTTGGGCACCGGAGACTGGCAGTATGAGGCCGCCTTCCGTGAGGCGCAGGTCCAGTATCCCGGCCGCTTTGCCGCCCAGATCACCTATTCCGCGCCTCTGTCCACCGCCATTTACGCCGGCGCGGACCTGTTCCTCATGCCCTCGGTCAGCGAGCCCTGCGGCCTGAGCCAGATGATCGCTATGCGCTACGGCACTGTCCCCGTAGTGCGGGAGACCGGCGGCCTGAAGGACACCGTCACCCCCTACAACAAGTTCGAGGGCACCGGCCGGGGCTTTACCTTCTCTGACATCAACGCCCACGATATGGTCTGGGTCCTGCGGGAGGCAGTGGACCTCTATTTCAACAACAAAAAGGCCTGGCGCGGCATCCAGAAGGAGGACATGACCGCCGACTTCAGCTGGAACAGCTCCGCCCGCCAATATCTGGAGATCTATCAGCGTATCCTGGGCTGGTAG
- a CDS encoding glucose-1-phosphate adenylyltransferase, which translates to MLLAGGQGSRLYALTSHVAKPAVPFGGKYRIIDFPLSNCVNSGIDTVGVLTQYRPLELNSYIGSGQPWDLDRSDGGVHILPPYMREGDQGTWYKGTANAIYQNIGFLDLYDPDYVVILSGDHIYKMDYADMVDLHKKTGAACTISVLEVTMDEAKRFGIMNVDENDQIYEFEEKPPQPKSNLASMGIYVFSWQKLRRYLIDDEADPKSSNDFGKNIIPNMLAAGEKMMAYRFHGYWKDVGTINSLWDANMDMLAPHSGIDLYDTSWPIYARTPIKPPHVTGPNAVISHSLVTGGCQVDGSVANSVLFHSVTVEEGAKVEYSILMPGTVVKAGASISYAIVAEDAVVEAGAVVGAPPDDSPGWGIAVVAGGVTVGEKATVTPSAMVREDVKGGERV; encoded by the coding sequence ATGCTGCTGGCCGGAGGGCAGGGCAGCCGGCTTTACGCCCTGACCAGCCATGTAGCAAAGCCCGCGGTCCCCTTCGGCGGCAAGTACCGCATCATCGACTTTCCCCTGTCCAACTGTGTCAACTCCGGCATCGACACAGTTGGCGTTCTGACCCAGTACCGTCCGCTGGAGCTGAACAGCTACATCGGCTCTGGCCAGCCCTGGGACTTGGACCGCTCCGATGGCGGCGTACATATCCTCCCCCCCTACATGCGCGAGGGCGACCAGGGCACCTGGTACAAGGGGACTGCCAACGCCATCTATCAGAATATCGGCTTCCTGGACCTGTATGATCCGGACTATGTAGTCATCCTCTCCGGCGACCACATCTACAAGATGGACTATGCCGACATGGTGGACCTGCACAAGAAGACCGGTGCCGCCTGCACCATCTCCGTGCTGGAGGTCACCATGGACGAGGCCAAGCGCTTCGGCATCATGAACGTGGACGAGAACGACCAGATCTATGAGTTCGAGGAGAAGCCCCCCCAACCCAAGAGCAACCTCGCCTCTATGGGCATCTACGTCTTTTCCTGGCAGAAGCTGCGCCGCTACCTTATCGATGATGAGGCAGATCCCAAGTCTTCCAACGATTTCGGAAAGAACATCATCCCCAACATGCTCGCCGCAGGAGAGAAGATGATGGCCTACCGCTTCCATGGCTACTGGAAAGACGTGGGCACCATCAACTCTCTGTGGGACGCAAACATGGACATGCTGGCCCCCCACAGCGGCATCGATCTTTATGATACCAGCTGGCCCATTTACGCCCGCACCCCCATCAAACCTCCCCACGTCACCGGCCCCAACGCCGTGATCTCCCACTCCCTGGTCACCGGCGGCTGCCAGGTGGACGGCTCGGTGGCCAACTCGGTCCTCTTCCATTCCGTCACGGTGGAGGAGGGGGCCAAGGTGGAGTACTCCATCCTCATGCCCGGCACCGTGGTGAAAGCCGGTGCCAGCATCTCCTACGCCATCGTGGCGGAGGACGCCGTGGTGGAGGCGGGCGCCGTGGTGGGCGCGCCTCCGGACGATTCTCCCGGCTGGGGCATCGCCGTAGTGGCAGGCGGCGTCACCGTGGGAGAGAAGGCCACCGTGACGCCCAGCGCCATGGTCCGGGAAGATGTGAAAGGAGGTGAGCGGGTATGA
- a CDS encoding glucose-1-phosphate adenylyltransferase, whose product MNDLHGILFAYHSDSNLGELTRPRNTCSLPFGGRYRLIDFMLSSYVNAGISDVGLIVHESYQSLLDHVGSGKDWDLSRKHGGLRILPPFGVAERGGSGEYRGNMEALAGIYTYLQNIRQEYVIMGWGDMVVNLPVAEVFQQHLDSGADITILCTQELKGAPRNTVYITQGPDGLVSDLSINPAHAANALESLETYIISKKLLLDMVDYCAAHNIHNFSRGVLLPRLSTLKVLPYLHRGYVARFQSVADYFQHSMDLLDPAVRADLFDPDRPIRTKDQSNPSTYYGPDAKSIHSLVADGCFIEGEVENSILSRGVIVEAGAKVSNSVLMQGTIIRAGASLSYTITDKNVQVNQDRMLMGHSTYPLAISKDSIV is encoded by the coding sequence ATGAACGATCTCCACGGCATCCTGTTTGCCTACCATTCTGACTCCAATCTAGGTGAGCTGACCCGCCCCCGCAATACCTGCTCTCTGCCCTTCGGCGGTCGGTACCGCCTGATCGACTTCATGCTCTCCAGCTATGTCAACGCGGGCATCAGCGACGTGGGCCTGATCGTCCACGAGAGCTATCAGTCCCTGCTGGACCATGTGGGTTCCGGCAAGGACTGGGACCTGAGCCGCAAGCACGGCGGCCTGCGCATCCTGCCCCCCTTCGGCGTGGCAGAGCGGGGCGGCAGCGGGGAATACCGCGGCAACATGGAGGCGCTGGCGGGCATCTACACCTATCTCCAGAACATCCGTCAGGAGTATGTCATCATGGGCTGGGGCGACATGGTGGTCAACCTGCCCGTGGCCGAAGTGTTCCAGCAGCATCTGGACAGCGGTGCTGACATCACCATCCTCTGCACCCAGGAGCTGAAGGGCGCCCCCCGCAACACCGTCTACATCACCCAGGGTCCCGATGGACTGGTGAGCGATCTGTCCATCAATCCCGCTCACGCGGCCAACGCCCTGGAGTCGCTGGAGACCTACATCATCTCCAAAAAGCTGCTGCTGGACATGGTGGACTACTGCGCCGCCCATAACATCCACAACTTCAGCAGGGGCGTTCTGCTTCCCCGTCTGAGCACCCTGAAGGTGCTGCCCTATCTCCACAGAGGCTATGTGGCCCGCTTCCAGTCCGTGGCCGACTACTTCCAGCACTCCATGGACCTGCTGGACCCAGCGGTGCGGGCGGACCTGTTCGATCCTGACCGCCCCATCCGGACCAAGGACCAGTCCAACCCCTCCACCTACTACGGCCCAGACGCCAAATCAATCCACTCCCTGGTGGCGGACGGCTGCTTCATCGAGGGCGAGGTGGAAAACTCCATCCTCTCCCGCGGCGTCATTGTGGAGGCAGGCGCCAAGGTCTCCAACAGCGTCCTGATGCAGGGGACCATCATCCGCGCAGGTGCCTCCCTGTCCTACACCATCACCGACAAGAATGTCCAGGTGAATCAGGACCGGATGCTGATGGGCCACTCCACCTATCCGCTGGCCATCTCCAAGGATTCCATCGTCTGA
- a CDS encoding histidinol phosphate phosphatase codes for MYLADHHIHSCCSPDSEAPLSEMLRAAQAAGLSDLCATDHCDLLDLDGGRVTGLDWAPILTQYQAARGDCPAGVKLRLGLELGGAPVDPDCAAAILSGADLDFVIGSIHNLSPAKGGKDFYFLDYTTPRACYEALDDYFDSLAQLVHLDCWDTMGHIIYPLRYMQQIPGHPVTLERYQDRLRALLTGVAQAGRAIEVNTWCGRTVTQWQPLLELYRDCGGELITLGSDAHRPEDVGKGISQAQELLRTVGFRYFTVYHRRTPQFIRL; via the coding sequence ATGTATCTTGCTGATCATCACATCCATTCCTGCTGCTCCCCGGACAGTGAGGCGCCCCTCTCGGAGATGCTCCGGGCGGCCCAGGCCGCCGGCCTCTCCGACCTGTGTGCCACTGACCACTGCGACCTGCTGGATCTGGACGGGGGACGGGTCACAGGGCTGGACTGGGCCCCCATCCTGACCCAGTATCAGGCGGCTCGGGGGGACTGCCCCGCCGGCGTGAAGCTGCGCCTGGGTTTGGAGCTGGGCGGTGCCCCGGTGGACCCGGACTGCGCCGCCGCCATCCTCTCCGGCGCGGACCTGGACTTTGTTATCGGCTCCATCCACAACCTCAGCCCCGCCAAGGGGGGGAAGGACTTCTATTTCCTGGACTACACCACCCCCCGGGCCTGCTATGAGGCCCTGGATGACTACTTCGACAGCCTGGCCCAGCTGGTCCATCTGGACTGCTGGGACACGATGGGCCATATCATCTACCCCCTTCGGTATATGCAGCAGATCCCTGGGCATCCTGTCACTCTGGAGAGGTACCAGGACCGCCTGCGCGCGCTCCTCACCGGGGTGGCCCAGGCGGGGCGGGCCATTGAGGTGAACACCTGGTGCGGGCGCACTGTGACCCAGTGGCAGCCCCTGCTGGAGCTCTACCGGGACTGCGGCGGCGAGCTGATCACCCTGGGGTCCGACGCCCACAGGCCAGAGGACGTGGGGAAGGGGATCTCCCAGGCCCAGGAGCTGCTCCGAACAGTCGGCTTCCGTTATTTCACCGTCTACCACCGCCGGACCCCCCAATTCATCCGGCTGTGA
- a CDS encoding glycogen phosphorylase codes for MAEYNKAQLTEMIVGKLLRNFGRTVDEATPNHMFKACAMVLRDIMSGHQIETSNHVWEAQGRQVHYLSLEFLMGRSLEKNAYNLGLLDTLTQVLEDLGFSAADLFETEPDAGLGNGGLGRLAACYLDSMTTLEIPATGYSICYELGIFKQKIIDSKQVELADNWLGLGDAWLIAKMDEAEEVRFGGRIVDHWVDGHNKPEHVGYTTVLAIPRDMEIAGYKTNHTNTLRLWDAKSPVPVDMSLYSRGEYLKAVEQQAMAEVIAKVLYPDDNHYEGKSLRLKQQYFFVSATAQSIVRQHRAQYGTLRNFHQKHVIQINDTHPTLVIPELMRILLDVEGYSWDEAWHIVTNTVCYTNHTVLAEALERWPQNLIESLLPRIWEILKEIAARYQRQLEGYFGGDMNRVSRMAIIWGGEVRMANLCVCACSAVNGVSALHSDILKRDVFHDAYLRQPDQFKNVTNGIDHRRWLSQINPKLDALIRECTGSDAYLLHPESISGLEKYKDDSAVLDRLESIKQENKRRFAGYVARESGIILNTDAIFDVQVKRLHEYKRQLLNVLHIVCLYQQLRDDPNMDFTPQTFLFGAKAAPGYHVAKQIIQLINSLAAQINANPVCKDKLQVVFLENYRVSLAEKLMPASELSEQISTAGKEASGTGNMKFMMNGALTIGTLDGANVEMHQQLGDENIFLFGLTADQVEERRRQGYRSLDYYQQDPVLKRVLDQISAGFSDGRAYTDLTNRLLFGGGGGIADEYMLLADFDSYCQAHRRSLEVYKDRRAWDQKSLINIARSGIFAADRSIRDYARDIWHVPTRFD; via the coding sequence ATGGCTGAATACAACAAAGCCCAGCTCACTGAGATGATCGTGGGCAAGCTCCTGCGGAATTTTGGCCGCACAGTGGATGAGGCCACCCCTAATCATATGTTCAAGGCCTGCGCCATGGTCCTGCGGGATATCATGTCCGGTCATCAGATCGAGACCAGCAACCACGTCTGGGAAGCCCAGGGCCGGCAGGTCCACTACCTCTCTCTGGAATTCCTGATGGGCCGCTCTTTGGAGAAGAACGCCTATAATCTGGGGCTGCTGGACACCTTGACCCAGGTGCTGGAGGATCTGGGCTTTTCCGCCGCTGACCTGTTCGAGACCGAGCCAGACGCCGGCCTGGGCAATGGCGGTCTGGGTCGTCTGGCCGCCTGCTACCTGGACTCCATGACCACTTTGGAGATCCCGGCCACCGGTTATTCCATCTGCTATGAGCTGGGCATCTTCAAGCAGAAGATCATTGACAGCAAGCAGGTGGAGCTGGCCGACAACTGGCTTGGCCTGGGCGACGCCTGGCTTATCGCCAAGATGGACGAGGCGGAGGAGGTCCGCTTTGGCGGCAGGATCGTGGACCATTGGGTGGACGGCCACAATAAACCGGAGCACGTGGGCTACACGACCGTGCTGGCCATTCCACGTGACATGGAGATCGCCGGCTACAAGACCAACCACACCAACACCCTGCGCCTGTGGGACGCCAAGAGCCCGGTCCCCGTAGATATGTCCCTCTACTCCCGGGGTGAGTACCTGAAGGCGGTGGAGCAGCAGGCCATGGCCGAGGTCATCGCAAAAGTGCTCTATCCCGATGACAACCACTACGAGGGCAAGTCCCTGCGGCTGAAGCAGCAGTATTTCTTCGTCTCCGCCACCGCCCAGTCTATCGTCCGCCAGCACCGTGCCCAGTATGGGACGCTGCGCAACTTCCACCAGAAGCATGTCATCCAGATCAACGACACCCATCCCACCCTGGTCATCCCCGAGCTGATGCGCATCCTGCTGGACGTGGAGGGGTACAGCTGGGACGAGGCGTGGCACATCGTCACCAACACCGTCTGCTACACTAACCACACTGTCCTGGCCGAGGCCCTGGAGCGCTGGCCCCAGAACCTGATCGAGTCCCTGCTGCCCCGCATCTGGGAGATCCTGAAGGAGATCGCCGCCCGCTACCAGCGCCAGCTGGAGGGATACTTCGGCGGGGACATGAACCGGGTCTCCCGGATGGCCATCATCTGGGGTGGGGAGGTCCGCATGGCCAACCTGTGCGTGTGCGCCTGCTCCGCAGTCAACGGCGTGTCCGCCCTCCACTCCGATATCCTCAAGCGGGACGTGTTCCATGACGCCTACCTCCGCCAGCCTGACCAGTTTAAAAACGTGACCAACGGCATCGACCACCGCCGCTGGCTCTCTCAGATCAACCCCAAGCTGGACGCCCTGATCCGGGAGTGCACCGGCAGCGACGCCTACCTGCTCCACCCGGAATCCATCTCCGGCCTGGAGAAGTACAAGGACGACTCCGCCGTCCTGGACCGCCTGGAGTCCATCAAACAGGAGAACAAGCGCCGTTTTGCCGGCTATGTGGCCCGGGAGTCCGGGATCATCCTCAACACCGACGCCATCTTCGACGTACAGGTGAAGCGCCTCCATGAGTATAAGCGCCAGCTGCTCAACGTGCTGCATATCGTGTGCCTGTACCAGCAGCTGCGGGACGATCCCAATATGGACTTCACGCCCCAGACCTTCCTCTTCGGCGCCAAGGCGGCCCCGGGCTACCACGTGGCCAAACAGATCATCCAGCTCATCAACTCCCTGGCCGCCCAGATCAACGCCAACCCCGTCTGCAAGGATAAGCTCCAGGTGGTTTTCCTGGAGAACTACCGGGTCTCCCTGGCAGAGAAGCTGATGCCTGCCTCCGAGCTCTCCGAGCAGATCTCCACCGCCGGCAAGGAGGCCAGCGGCACCGGCAACATGAAGTTCATGATGAATGGCGCCCTCACCATCGGCACCCTGGACGGAGCCAATGTGGAGATGCACCAGCAGCTGGGGGATGAGAACATCTTCCTTTTCGGCCTCACCGCCGACCAGGTGGAGGAGCGCCGCCGCCAGGGCTATCGCTCTCTGGATTACTACCAGCAGGACCCGGTGCTCAAGCGGGTGCTGGACCAGATCTCCGCCGGCTTCTCCGACGGCAGGGCCTACACCGACCTGACCAACCGCCTGCTCTTCGGCGGAGGGGGCGGGATCGCCGATGAATATATGCTACTGGCCGACTTTGACAGCTACTGTCAGGCCCACCGCCGCTCTCTGGAGGTCTACAAGGACCGGAGAGCCTGGGATCAGAAATCTCTCATCAACATCGCCCGGTCCGGCATCTTCGCCGCCGACCGCTCCATCCGGGACTACGCCCGGGACATCTGGCATGTCCCCACCCGGTTCGACTGA